The Ciconia boyciana chromosome 26, ASM3463844v1, whole genome shotgun sequence nucleotide sequence ACGAGGGACGGTCGCGCCTGGCTCCACACTCCCACCGTCTGTCCGTCCCCGCTACCTCGCCCGGACGGACGGAGCGGCTCCTCGGCGCTCGCCATTCCTCCCCGCGGGCTCCAGGCACCTCGTGGGGTGCAGGaccgggctggggggggccaTCACTCCTGCTCGGGGTTCAGCATCAGGTGTTGCTCCCACTCCGCCTCCACCACCTTGTAGAGCTCCATGGTGGCTCGGGCGTCCTCCACCGAGGAGTGGCCGCTCTTCCCGACCTGTTGGGGACAGAGTCAGGGTGCGGGCACAGCCCGAGCGGGGAAAACCCCCCCGCCCCAATGCTGCGCTGAGGGGGTCCCTCCTCCTGTGGTCTGGCTTCCAGGgaaagggaaactgaggtaCGGGGCTGACCGGCAGCAGCGGCCGAACTCGGGGCGCGACGACCTCAGGAGGGTGTGCGAAACCCCAATCTTTCCCCGGGGACGGACCTcccccctcctgccaccccagtGAGGCACAGGGGGGGTCCCCACGCCGCTCCCCCAGCTCTTGGGGGAGCGCGGGGAGCTCCCGGCTGAGGCAGCAGCCTCGCAGCGGCACCCTGTGGCGGCCGCCGAGATCGGGGAGGAGAATCCGGCCGAGCTACCTGGATGTCTTTGTGCAGCAGCTCTTTGGTGAGACGCTTCAGGGAGATGGCGATGTTCTCGGGGAAGCCGCCCTTTCGGTTCAGCAAGGGGATTTTGGACGTGTCCCGGGTGAGCGCTTTGGGGTGGAAGTACTTGAGCGCCTTGAAGTCGTTGTAGATGGCGTGGCCCACCACGATCTTGCCAGAAAGGATGCGCAGGAtctgaggagggaagaggatgAAAGGAGGGGGTTTAAGACACCCGGCAGCCCTGTTCCACGCTCTGCCGGAGGTTTCTGCCCCGCAGCAGCACGCTGCTCACGCCCAGCGACGTggggctgccccgctgccgGTGGGGAGAAGCAGGTCGGTGCGAAGAGAACGGGAGTGGCGTGGGGAGACGCTGCCTCCGCTGCAGAGGCCAGGCGGGGACGCAGGCAGCACGGACGAGTCCCCGCAGCCTGCCAAACCCCACGAACGGCCCGGAAAACCCACGAGACGAAGAGCCCGGCCTCGTCTGCGTCTCCCCCCTACGCGCACGCCCCCCGCATCGCCCCCAGAAACGTAAGCGAGGGCGGCGTGGGGAGCGCACCTCTCGCTGGGCCTTGCTGAAGGGGACGGCGTTCACCATGTGCTGCCGCCGAATGCCGCTCCAGCGGGTGCGGTAGTCCACGatgggggcggcggggcggatGTACTGGTCGTACACGACGTCGCCCTGGTAGCCCACGATGCTGCAGCGGGCCAGGTCGCTGGTGCGCCCGCCGGGCCCCGTGCCCACCATCTCACAGTCTATGGCCACCAGTTTGCCGGGCTGCGGGGGGAAGCCGGGGGCTTTTTGGTTTCCCTTAGCCCTGCCTCGGGCCGCCGTCTTCGGCTTCGAGGGAAACCTCGTCTCTTCGGAGCCGTTCTGCGCGATGGACGCGGCACCGTTCGCTTcggggcacggccggggccGGACGGAGTTCGGTTTCTCCGGGCCGCTCCCGGCCGCGTCCGCCGCCCCCTGCTTcttgctcctcctgcccctggggcCCGGCTTCTTCTGGCAGCCGctcccgggcggcggcggcggctgggcCGCCGGtagctgcttctgcttcagcACGCCCCGCCGCTccagcgcccgccgccgctgcaGGAACCGCTTGTGCTTTCGGTTGCCgctttccttcttcctgggGCGCTCGGAGGCGGCGAAGTCCACGTTGAGGATCAAATCCGCCATGGCGgaccccggcggcggcggggcgggggggggcccgcGACAGCCCCCAGCCGGCCGGGCCGGTCCTGCCTGCGGCGGGGAGAGGCAGCTCAGCACCGGGGTCTCCCCCCAGCACCgatttccccccaccccccaaggccccggccccgccgccggcccccccaccccgccacGGCCCCgtcgcccccgccccccctcaCCTCCGCGCCCCGGAAGCGGAAGCTGCCGCCGCGGCGGAGCGGCGCGTggccggcgcggagcggcgcccGCCGCTAGCGCGCATgcgcgccgcccggccccgggcggtAGTGATGCGATACGCCTGCGCCCCGGAGGGTGGCTCCGGCGCCGCGCATGCTCCCTGAGCGCCGCGCGGCCGAGTGCGCATGCGCGGCGCTGCGGCGGGAActcggcggggccgggcggtgAGTGGCGCGTGGGGCCGCTCTGGCCCGCCGGGCGGGGCGGCTCTATGGCCTgggcgggctgggggtgctgaCGTCTCGGGTGACGTCAGAGCGATGGCAGGGCCTGGCGCGACGTCACAGCTCGCCGGCGCTGCCCAGCGGGGGGCGTCGGGAGGGTTGTTCGAGCTGCCTGGTGATGTCACGGCCGCAGGGGGCGCCGCCCTGGGTGATGTCATGGCCCGGTGACGTCACGGCTGCAGGAGGGCGGATTGTGTCCCTGGGTGATGCCATGGCCTGGTGATGTCATGGCCGCGGGAGGGGGGCGAATTGCATTCCTGGGTGATGGCATGACCTGGTGATGTCATGGCTGCAGGGGGTGCCTCACTGGGTGATGTCACAGCCCGGCGACATCATGGCTGTGGGAAGGGGGACCGCGCCCTCGGGTGACATCGCGGCCTGCTGATGTCACGGCCGCTTGCGCGACATCACAGCCTGATGATGCGACAGCCCTGTGAGGTCACAGCCAGAGGAGGGGGGTGGCATCCTGGGGGCGACATCACAGCCCCAGGGGCCGCGCCCCGGGGTGATGTCAGAGCGCCAGGGCTGACGAcgccccggccgcccccagCCGCCGCCATGGCGGCCCCCCCCGACCCCGCCCTGCAGCGGGAGCGGCAGCGAGCGGCCGACATCATCCG carries:
- the ISG20L2 gene encoding interferon-stimulated 20 kDa exonuclease-like 2, with translation MADLILNVDFAASERPRKKESGNRKHKRFLQRRRALERRGVLKQKQLPAAQPPPPPGSGCQKKPGPRGRRSKKQGAADAAGSGPEKPNSVRPRPCPEANGAASIAQNGSEETRFPSKPKTAARGRAKGNQKAPGFPPQPGKLVAIDCEMVGTGPGGRTSDLARCSIVGYQGDVVYDQYIRPAAPIVDYRTRWSGIRRQHMVNAVPFSKAQREILRILSGKIVVGHAIYNDFKALKYFHPKALTRDTSKIPLLNRKGGFPENIAISLKRLTKELLHKDIQVGKSGHSSVEDARATMELYKVVEAEWEQHLMLNPEQE